The Vibrio coralliilyticus genome segment TACCGGATTGTTTAACGCCACCAAAAGGCGCGACTTCTGATGAGATAATCCCATCATTAATCCCAACCATTCCGTATTCAAGCGCTTCAGCCACCTTCCAGATACGACGAATGTTATCACTGTAGAAATAAGCGGCCAGACCATAGATAGTGTCATTGGCCATCTCAATCAACTCTTCGTCGCTCTCGAACGCCAATACCGGTGCCACAGGGCCAAAAATCTCTTTGGAGACAATATCCATTTCTTGAGTCACGTTTTTCAGGATAACCGGCGCGATAAACTGACCAGATTGAGGCACTATAGGTGAAACAGGCTGCGCCCCTTGTTCAATCGCCCCTTGAATTAAACTCTCAATACCCTCTTTGGCGACTTGGCTAATGACAGGCCCAATATTGACGCCTTCTTCCAAGCCGTTACCAAGTTTGAGCTGTTTTACCGCTTCATCAAATTTAGCCACAAATTCATCGTATACATTGCGATGAACGTAGAAACGATTGGCACATACGCACGTCTGGCCTGCATTACGGAATTTAGATGCCACGGCTCCATCAACCGCAGCGTCTATGTCCGCGTCATCAAATACGATGAACGGAGCGTTACCACCCAACTCCATTGAAGTGCGTTTAATATCGTAGGCACTCTGCTGCATTAAGAGGCTACCGACACGGGTTGAACCCGTGAAAGAAAGCTTACGAATCAATGGGTGTGACGTGAATAACTCCCCAACGTCAGATGCTCTTTCCCCAAGTACGACTTGCAGCAAGTCTCGGGGAATACCCGATTGATAAGCAAGCTCTGCAACCGCAAATGCAGACAGAGGAGTCAGTTCAGCGGGCTTGACGATAAAGCTACACCCAGCGGCAAGAGCTGGCGCAGCTTTACGAGTAATCATTGCTATGGGGAAGTTCCACGGCGTAATCGCACTTGCGACACCCACTGGCTGCTTAATAGTCACCATACGCTTGTCCGGCGTTGGCGCTGGGATGGTTTCACCATAAGTGCGTTTTGCTTCTTCAGCGAACCACTCAACAAAGCTCGCGCCATAGAGCACTTCACCTTTCGCTTCCGCTAGTGGCTTACCTTGTTCTAGTGTCATTAAACGACTGAGGTCATCTTGGTTTTCAACCAGTAATCGAAACCAACGCTGCAGGATGGCCGCTCGCTGTTTACCAGTCAGCTTGGCCCACTCTTTCTGAGCGTTATGAGCCCGAACAATTCCTTGTTCGATTTCCTCCTGAGTGAAAACCGGTGCATAACCCAGCAGCTCTTGCGTCGCGGGGTTGTAAACCGCAACACTTCTGTCCTGATCCGACACCATGAAAGACACTAAACTCTGATTACCTATTTGCTGCATTGTGATTACCTTGTTCTTCGCCTATTGCTGAACCCTGCACGCTATTCCTAAAAAGCCTGATTGGAGAAGCGAGAGTATTGTAACGTATCCGCCACCTCCTGAGCTTTAGATTGAGAGCTCATTAAATGTAACAGCTTTAACGCAGCTTGATAGCTAACCAAACTGCCATTGGATGTAAGTACATTACCATCCACAACATAATTTTTATCGCTCAGTACCTTAACTTCTGGATAGTCACTTTGAAAATCACCCTCACCTCCTGCCCATGTCGTCGCTTGCTTGCCATTTAACACACCAGCTTCAGCTAACAAATACGCCCCTGAGCAATTGCTTGCCATCCACTCTGCGTTTTTGGCGGTAGAGGAAATATAGTTAATCAAAGCCTTATTGTTGATCAATGGATCCATATCGTAGCTCGACGTGAGTATTAATACATCAAGCTTAGGGGACTCTCCAATCCAAGTGTCCACCCCCAGCTTTAATCCTTCTTCTGTTGTCACTGTAGTCGTATTCGTAACGGAAACCGTCACTACATCATAGTCACTGAACCAGGTTAATCGGTCAGCAACCCCAAATACTTCCAGTGGTCCTGTCACATCTGATGTGAGAACGCCATCATAGACCAAGATACCAATCTTCTTGTCTGCTGCCGATGCGGTTGGCCCCAATACAATTAAGGCGAGAATCAGTGTACATAGCGCCGCGATGCGGACTTTAAGTTTTCCAATCATTATTGTTTACTCCACTGTTGAAACAAAATAGTTATCACTATCTTATCGGGTATCTTTAATGATTGAAGTGGCATGCTTACATATCTATAGTGAATAATATTCACGAATAAATAATGGAGTTGGCATGGATAAACTACGCTCGTTACGGTTTTTCATTGCAACGTTAGACACAGGAAGCTTCGCGGCAGCAGCGACAAAGTACGGCAGCGA includes the following:
- a CDS encoding DJ-1/PfpI family protein, with translation MIGKLKVRIAALCTLILALIVLGPTASAADKKIGILVYDGVLTSDVTGPLEVFGVADRLTWFSDYDVVTVSVTNTTTVTTEEGLKLGVDTWIGESPKLDVLILTSSYDMDPLINNKALINYISSTAKNAEWMASNCSGAYLLAEAGVLNGKQATTWAGGEGDFQSDYPEVKVLSDKNYVVDGNVLTSNGSLVSYQAALKLLHLMSSQSKAQEVADTLQYSRFSNQAF
- a CDS encoding NAD-dependent succinate-semialdehyde dehydrogenase → MQQIGNQSLVSFMVSDQDRSVAVYNPATQELLGYAPVFTQEEIEQGIVRAHNAQKEWAKLTGKQRAAILQRWFRLLVENQDDLSRLMTLEQGKPLAEAKGEVLYGASFVEWFAEEAKRTYGETIPAPTPDKRMVTIKQPVGVASAITPWNFPIAMITRKAAPALAAGCSFIVKPAELTPLSAFAVAELAYQSGIPRDLLQVVLGERASDVGELFTSHPLIRKLSFTGSTRVGSLLMQQSAYDIKRTSMELGGNAPFIVFDDADIDAAVDGAVASKFRNAGQTCVCANRFYVHRNVYDEFVAKFDEAVKQLKLGNGLEEGVNIGPVISQVAKEGIESLIQGAIEQGAQPVSPIVPQSGQFIAPVILKNVTQEMDIVSKEIFGPVAPVLAFESDEELIEMANDTIYGLAAYFYSDNIRRIWKVAEALEYGMVGINDGIISSEVAPFGGVKQSGIGREGAKQGIDEYMDVKYLCFGGLS